In Coriobacteriaceae bacterium, a single window of DNA contains:
- a CDS encoding peptidase E yields MKMFLCSHFSSVGSLIKEEIENKKVAFIPTASLREGYTGYVGSARKLFKKLGAIVTEIDISTEAYSTIQSLFEDADVIYFTGGNSFFLIDQLRKTGTDELLKKELAKGKLMIGESAGAIVCAPSIQYIEQMDEKPEDYSQEDDAGLNLIDFYVLPHFLTAPFKKVTEKIITEFSDLNLCPINNRQGIVIDGEGSKVICKD; encoded by the coding sequence ATGAAAATGTTTTTATGTTCGCACTTTTCAAGTGTAGGAAGTCTGATAAAGGAAGAAATTGAAAATAAAAAAGTCGCATTTATTCCAACAGCTTCGCTGCGTGAAGGCTACACCGGTTATGTCGGCTCGGCTCGAAAATTATTCAAAAAGTTGGGAGCAATCGTAACTGAAATTGATATTTCAACGGAGGCTTATTCAACGATACAGTCTCTTTTTGAAGATGCGGATGTGATCTATTTTACCGGCGGAAATTCTTTTTTCCTTATAGACCAGCTCCGTAAAACGGGAACGGATGAGCTGCTGAAGAAAGAATTGGCAAAGGGAAAACTGATGATTGGTGAATCGGCAGGTGCGATTGTATGCGCTCCAAGCATCCAATATATCGAGCAAATGGATGAAAAGCCGGAGGACTACTCACAAGAAGATGATGCAGGGCTTAATTTGATTGATTTCTATGTTCTTCCGCATTTTCTTACAGCACCATTTAAGAAAGTTACCGAGAAAATAATAACTGAGTTTTCGGATTTGAATCTATGCCCAATTAACAATCGTCAGGGAATTGTAATTGATGGTGAAGGTTCAAAGGTTATTTGCAAAGACTAA
- a CDS encoding iron-containing alcohol dehydrogenase family protein yields the protein MRTIGMSDYTVGEDCFDELPAALAEYGTTKVAIIGGKRALAAALPGIEAALAGTDVEILETRVYGTNSTRANIAKVVNSPACQEADVLIACGGGKALDTVKTAAIELKKIVFTVPTICSNCSAATAIAVVYNDDGSLEGYSYPNRPAHIFINPKIIAEAPAEYFWAGVGDALSKQPEVEYATSAGNLEHTAGLGLALAHTCSEPLFTYGVQGLEDVRQNLSSEAVKQIALDIVVNTGYVSNLTNQNDYYYNSSVAHAFYNATCSIPREGSYLHGEVVSLGVLALFAYTGDTENLERYAAFNKQMGLPVTLEQVGLSESDIPALCEYAHATNEWKQGNPEPFTDEKFAAAIKAADAYGHTL from the coding sequence ATGCGCACGATTGGAATGAGCGACTACACCGTTGGCGAGGATTGCTTTGACGAGCTGCCCGCCGCACTGGCGGAGTACGGCACGACAAAGGTCGCGATCATCGGTGGCAAGCGGGCACTGGCCGCAGCACTTCCCGGTATCGAAGCTGCGCTGGCAGGTACCGACGTCGAGATTCTGGAGACGCGCGTCTACGGTACCAACAGTACGCGTGCCAATATCGCCAAGGTCGTGAACTCCCCTGCCTGCCAGGAAGCCGACGTGCTCATTGCCTGTGGCGGCGGCAAGGCGCTCGATACCGTGAAGACGGCGGCCATCGAGCTCAAGAAGATCGTCTTCACGGTCCCGACGATCTGTTCCAACTGCTCCGCCGCGACCGCCATTGCCGTTGTCTACAACGACGACGGCTCGCTCGAGGGCTATTCGTACCCCAACCGCCCCGCTCACATCTTCATCAACCCCAAGATCATCGCCGAGGCACCGGCAGAATACTTCTGGGCCGGCGTGGGCGATGCCCTGTCTAAGCAGCCCGAGGTCGAGTACGCCACGAGCGCCGGCAACCTGGAGCACACCGCCGGGCTTGGCCTGGCACTCGCCCACACCTGCTCCGAGCCGCTGTTTACCTATGGTGTCCAGGGTCTTGAGGACGTGCGGCAGAACCTGTCGAGCGAGGCCGTCAAGCAGATCGCGCTCGATATCGTGGTCAACACGGGCTATGTCTCCAACCTGACCAACCAAAACGATTACTACTACAACTCGAGCGTGGCGCATGCGTTCTACAACGCCACGTGCAGCATTCCGCGCGAGGGCTCCTACCTGCATGGCGAGGTCGTGAGCCTGGGCGTGCTGGCGCTGTTTGCCTATACGGGAGACACCGAGAACCTTGAGCGCTACGCTGCCTTTAACAAGCAGATGGGGCTGCCCGTGACGCTTGAGCAGGTCGGGCTTTCCGAGTCCGATATCCCAGCCCTGTGCGAGTACGCGCATGCCACCAACGAGTGGAAGCAGGGCAACCCTGAGCCCTTCACCGACGAGAAGTTCGCCGCCGCCATCAAGGCCGCCGACGCTTACGGCCACACCCTCTAG
- a CDS encoding DUF523 domain-containing protein, producing the protein MKIVVSACLMGESCKYNGLDNYHRALVEACERTGTEVLLVCPEVFGGLPTPRKPSEIVNGEVRTCEGTSVDREFRQGAQRALDMCEQAGGPEEIAACILQDRSPSCGAGRIYDGTFSGTLTAGNGVFVDLLLRHGYRVIPASEFDPSMLEHCPQHSNPTLPHG; encoded by the coding sequence ATGAAGATCGTGGTGAGTGCCTGTTTGATGGGCGAGAGCTGCAAGTATAACGGCCTCGATAATTACCACCGCGCGTTGGTCGAGGCTTGCGAGCGTACGGGGACCGAGGTACTCTTGGTGTGCCCTGAGGTCTTTGGCGGCCTGCCCACGCCGCGCAAGCCGTCCGAGATTGTGAACGGCGAGGTCCGTACCTGCGAGGGTACCTCAGTCGATCGCGAGTTTCGCCAGGGTGCTCAGCGCGCGCTTGATATGTGCGAGCAGGCGGGCGGCCCGGAAGAGATCGCCGCGTGCATCCTGCAGGACCGCAGCCCCTCGTGCGGGGCGGGCCGTATCTACGACGGCACCTTTAGTGGCACGCTCACTGCGGGCAACGGTGTTTTCGTCGACCTTCTACTCCGCCACGGTTACCGTGTGATTCCGGCTAGCGAGTTCGATCCCAGCATGTTGGAACATTGTCCACAGCACTCGAACCCAACACTTCCTCACGGGTGA